In Pseudomonas fluorescens NCIMB 11764, a single window of DNA contains:
- a CDS encoding quaternary amine ABC transporter ATP-binding protein codes for MNNEAISKIEVKNVFKIFGNRSKDALGMIGQGKTKDQVLAETGCVVGVNDLSLSIGSGEIFVIMGLSGSGKSTLVRHFNRLIDPTSGAILVDGVDILQYDMDALREFRRRKISMVFQSFGLLPHKTVLDNVAYGLKVRGESKQMCSERALHWINTVGLKGYENKYPHQLSGGMRQRVGLARALAADTDIILMDEAFSALDPLIRAEMQDQLLELQKTLHKTIVFITHDLDEAVRIGNRIAILKDGRLIQVGTPREILHSPADEYVDRFVQRRAAVV; via the coding sequence ATGAACAACGAAGCCATCAGCAAAATCGAAGTCAAAAACGTCTTCAAGATTTTCGGCAACCGTTCCAAGGATGCGCTGGGCATGATCGGCCAGGGCAAGACCAAGGATCAGGTGCTGGCCGAAACCGGCTGCGTGGTCGGCGTGAACGACCTGTCGTTGAGCATCGGTAGCGGCGAGATCTTCGTGATCATGGGCCTGTCCGGCTCCGGCAAATCGACCCTGGTGCGCCACTTCAACCGCCTGATCGACCCGACCAGCGGCGCGATCCTGGTGGATGGCGTGGACATCCTGCAATACGACATGGACGCCCTGCGCGAATTTCGCCGGCGCAAGATCAGCATGGTGTTCCAGAGCTTCGGCCTGCTGCCGCACAAGACCGTGCTGGACAACGTCGCCTACGGCCTGAAAGTGCGTGGCGAGAGCAAGCAAATGTGCTCCGAGCGCGCGCTGCACTGGATCAACACCGTGGGCCTGAAGGGCTACGAAAACAAATACCCGCACCAGCTCTCGGGCGGCATGCGTCAGCGTGTGGGCCTGGCCCGCGCACTGGCGGCGGACACCGACATCATCCTGATGGACGAAGCGTTCAGTGCGCTCGATCCGCTGATCCGCGCGGAAATGCAGGACCAGTTGCTGGAACTGCAAAAGACCCTGCACAAGACCATCGTCTTCATCACCCACGACCTCGACGAAGCCGTACGCATCGGCAACCGCATCGCAATCCTCAAGGATGGCCGCCTGATTCAGGTCGGCACGCCGCGAGAGATCCTGCATTCGCCGGCGGATGAGTATGTAGACCGGTTCGTACAGCGGCGTGCGGCGGTGGTTTAA
- the pip gene encoding prolyl aminopeptidase, with amino-acid sequence MQTLYPQIKPHARHDLAVDETHTLYVDESGSPEGLPVVFIHGGPGAGCDAQSRCFFDPNLYRIVTFDQRGCGRSTPHASLENNTTWDLVADLERIRQHLGIDKWVLFGGSWGSTLALAYAQTHPERVHGLILRGIFLCRPQEIEWFYQAGASRLFPDYWQDYIAPIPLDEREDLLSAFHKRLTGNDQIAQMHAAKAWSTWEGRTATLRPNPLVVDRFSEPQRALSIARIECHYFTNNAFLEPNQLIRDMGKIAHLPGVIVHGRYDVICPLDNAWELHQNWPNSELQVIRDAGHAASEPGITDALVRAADQMARRLLDLSPEEA; translated from the coding sequence ATGCAGACTTTGTACCCGCAGATCAAACCCCACGCCCGGCACGATCTGGCTGTCGATGAAACCCACACCTTGTATGTCGACGAAAGCGGTTCGCCGGAAGGTTTGCCGGTGGTATTCATCCACGGTGGCCCCGGTGCCGGGTGTGATGCACAGAGTCGCTGCTTTTTTGATCCGAACCTGTACCGCATCGTCACCTTCGATCAGCGCGGTTGCGGCCGCTCCACCCCCCACGCCAGCCTGGAAAACAATACCACCTGGGATCTGGTCGCCGACCTTGAGCGGATTCGTCAGCACCTGGGCATCGACAAATGGGTGCTGTTTGGCGGGTCATGGGGCTCGACCCTGGCGCTGGCCTACGCGCAAACCCACCCGGAGCGGGTACACGGTCTGATTCTGCGCGGGATTTTTCTCTGCCGTCCGCAGGAAATCGAATGGTTCTATCAGGCAGGTGCCAGCCGTCTGTTCCCCGATTACTGGCAGGACTACATCGCGCCGATCCCGCTGGACGAGCGCGAAGACTTGCTCAGCGCTTTCCACAAGCGCCTGACCGGCAACGACCAGATTGCGCAGATGCACGCAGCCAAGGCCTGGTCTACCTGGGAGGGCCGTACGGCGACCTTGCGTCCAAACCCGCTGGTGGTCGACCGTTTCTCCGAGCCGCAGCGTGCGTTGTCGATTGCCCGTATCGAATGCCATTACTTCACCAACAATGCGTTCCTCGAGCCGAACCAGCTGATTCGCGACATGGGCAAGATCGCCCATTTGCCAGGCGTGATCGTGCACGGTCGTTACGACGTGATCTGCCCGCTGGATAACGCCTGGGAATTGCATCAGAACTGGCCGAACAGTGAATTGCAGGTGATCCGTGACGCCGGGCATGCCGCCTCCGAACCGGGCATTACCGATGCCTTGGTGCGCGCCGCTGATCAGATGGCCCGGCGCTTGCTCGACCTGTCCCCAGAAGAAGCATGA
- the dtd gene encoding D-aminoacyl-tRNA deacylase, which produces MKGLLQRVRGARVEVAGEVVGAVDQGLLVLVAVEPEDTRASADKLLHKLLNYRVFSDAEGKMNLSLVDVGGGLLLVSQFTLAADTRSGLRPGFSTAAPPALGEELFDYLLGKAKQVHGTVASGRFGADMQVHLVNDGPVTFLLQT; this is translated from the coding sequence ATGAAGGGCCTGCTGCAGCGCGTGCGTGGCGCGCGAGTCGAGGTAGCGGGGGAGGTGGTGGGTGCCGTCGATCAGGGGTTGCTGGTACTGGTCGCGGTCGAGCCCGAGGATACTCGGGCCAGCGCCGACAAACTTCTGCATAAGCTGCTTAACTATCGAGTGTTCAGTGACGCCGAGGGCAAGATGAATCTGTCCCTGGTGGACGTCGGTGGCGGGTTGCTGCTGGTCTCGCAGTTCACCCTGGCTGCCGACACCAGAAGCGGGTTGCGCCCGGGTTTTTCAACGGCCGCACCTCCGGCGCTGGGCGAGGAGCTTTTCGACTATCTATTAGGGAAAGCGAAACAGGTGCATGGCACTGTGGCATCAGGTAGATTCGGCGCGGATATGCAGGTGCACCTGGTCAATGATGGCCCGGTTACCTTCCTGTTACAGACCTGA
- the hutI gene encoding imidazolonepropionase, whose amino-acid sequence MKTLWQHCHVATMAQGVYSIIEDAAIVTSGARIEWIGPRAELPSGEYPAVNDLNGAWVTPGLIDCHTHTVFGGNRSGEFEQRLQGVSYAEIAAAGGGIASTVRATRTASEDELFASAAKRLKSLMRDGVTSIEIKSGYGLDLTNERKMLRVARRLGAELPISVRSTCLAAHALPPEYVGRADDYIDHICAEMLPALAAEGLVDAVDAFCEYLAFSPAQVERVFITAQALGLPVKLHAEQLSSLHGSSLAARYHALSADHLEFMTEEDAIAMAASGTVAVLLPGAFYFLRETQLPPMDALRKHGVKIAIASDLNPGTSPALSLRLMLNMACTCFRMTPEEALAGATIHAATALGMAETHGSLEVGKFADFVAWQIDRPADLSYWLGGDLEKRVVRHGVETSV is encoded by the coding sequence ATGAAAACCCTCTGGCAACACTGCCACGTCGCAACCATGGCGCAAGGCGTCTACTCGATCATCGAGGATGCGGCCATCGTGACGTCAGGTGCGCGCATTGAGTGGATCGGCCCTCGCGCTGAGCTGCCGTCTGGTGAATACCCGGCCGTCAACGATTTGAACGGGGCCTGGGTCACCCCGGGCCTGATCGACTGCCACACCCACACGGTGTTCGGCGGTAACCGCAGCGGTGAATTCGAACAGCGCCTGCAAGGCGTCAGCTACGCGGAAATCGCGGCGGCCGGTGGCGGCATCGCCAGCACCGTACGCGCCACTCGCACGGCCAGTGAAGACGAACTCTTCGCCAGCGCCGCCAAGCGCCTGAAAAGCCTGATGCGTGACGGTGTCACCAGCATCGAAATCAAATCCGGCTACGGCCTTGATTTGACCAACGAACGCAAGATGCTGCGGGTCGCCCGCCGTCTCGGCGCCGAACTGCCGATCAGCGTGCGCAGCACCTGCCTGGCGGCCCACGCCCTGCCACCGGAGTATGTGGGCCGCGCCGACGATTACATCGATCACATCTGCGCGGAAATGCTCCCCGCGCTCGCCGCCGAAGGCCTGGTGGATGCGGTGGACGCGTTCTGCGAATACCTGGCGTTTTCGCCGGCGCAGGTCGAACGCGTGTTTATCACCGCTCAAGCACTTGGCTTGCCGGTGAAGCTGCACGCCGAGCAACTGTCATCGCTGCACGGTTCGAGTCTGGCGGCGCGTTATCACGCATTGTCGGCCGACCACCTGGAGTTCATGACCGAAGAAGACGCCATCGCCATGGCCGCGTCCGGCACCGTCGCGGTGTTGCTGCCGGGGGCGTTCTATTTCCTGCGTGAAACCCAATTGCCGCCGATGGATGCCCTGCGCAAACACGGCGTGAAAATCGCCATCGCCAGCGACCTCAATCCCGGCACCTCGCCAGCGCTGTCGCTGCGCTTGATGCTGAACATGGCGTGCACCTGTTTCCGCATGACCCCGGAAGAAGCCCTGGCGGGTGCAACGATTCATGCCGCCACCGCGTTGGGCATGGCCGAGACACACGGCTCGCTGGAAGTTGGGAAGTTCGCGGACTTCGTCGCCTGGCAAATCGATCGTCCCGCCGACCTGTCGTACTGGCTGGGCGGTGATCTGGAGAAACGCGTCGTGCGTCACGGCGTTGAAACGAGCGTTTAG
- a CDS encoding alpha/beta hydrolase — protein MATYPLSAQMSAFVEKTVSFNSTESSLAGMRQAYSDMCRAFTPPRPAGLYVVDFELAGVPVRSYQPPVSPLTGGCPCIVYLHGGGWVVGDLDSHDFICAELASTLDVLVIAVDYRLAPEHPFPAGFNDCLGVWRALRTGPFQLDPARTLVAGDSAGGNLAAALCLALRDAGEPLPAAQVLIYPGLGGDQRLASRSECVDAPLLSSSDVDCYHALYLRGSRQPGGYAMPLLAEDLGGLPPALIAVAQFDPLRDDGVRYAERLDAAGVAATLYYGEGLVHGCLRGRGQVAEVDALYETLLGYLAEKTGGKTLAQQGHAH, from the coding sequence ATGGCTACTTACCCGCTATCTGCACAAATGTCGGCCTTCGTCGAGAAAACCGTCAGCTTCAACAGCACCGAGAGCAGCCTCGCCGGCATGCGCCAGGCCTACAGCGACATGTGTCGGGCATTTACCCCGCCCCGTCCCGCCGGGCTGTATGTCGTGGACTTTGAATTGGCCGGTGTGCCGGTGCGCTCGTATCAGCCGCCGGTTTCGCCGTTGACCGGCGGTTGTCCGTGCATTGTGTATCTGCACGGCGGCGGTTGGGTGGTGGGGGATCTGGATTCCCACGATTTCATCTGCGCTGAACTGGCGTCGACGCTCGACGTGTTAGTGATCGCCGTCGATTACCGTCTGGCGCCGGAGCATCCGTTTCCGGCGGGCTTCAACGATTGTCTGGGGGTGTGGCGGGCGTTGCGAACCGGGCCATTCCAGCTTGATCCCGCGCGTACGCTGGTGGCAGGCGACAGTGCCGGGGGAAATCTCGCCGCCGCGCTTTGCCTGGCATTGCGCGATGCGGGTGAGCCATTGCCAGCGGCACAGGTCCTGATCTATCCGGGGCTCGGCGGCGACCAGCGGCTGGCGTCGCGCAGCGAATGCGTTGACGCGCCGTTGCTCAGCAGCAGCGACGTGGATTGTTATCACGCCTTGTACTTGCGCGGCAGTCGACAACCGGGCGGCTATGCGATGCCGTTGCTCGCCGAGGATCTCGGCGGCTTGCCGCCGGCGCTGATCGCTGTGGCGCAATTCGATCCGCTGCGCGACGACGGCGTGCGCTACGCCGAGCGACTGGACGCCGCGGGCGTGGCCGCAACACTTTATTACGGCGAGGGACTGGTTCACGGCTGTTTGCGAGGGCGGGGCCAGGTCGCCGAGGTCGATGCGCTCTATGAAACGCTGCTCGGCTATCTGGCTGAAAAAACGGGCGGTAAAACTCTGGCTCAGCAAGGGCATGCTCATTGA
- the hutG gene encoding N-formylglutamate deformylase, translating to MDKVLNFKQGRVPLLISIPHAGLRLTPAVEAGLIADAKSLPDTDWHIPRLYEFAAELGASTLAAEYSRFVIDLNRPSDDKPLYAGATTGLYPSTLFDGIPLFREGLEPSAAERATYLEQVWTPYHSTLQNELARLKAEFGYALLFDAHSIRSIIPHLFDGKLPDFNLGTFNGASCDPQLATQLEAICARHGDYSHVLNGRFKGGHITRHYGNPAENIHAVQLELCQCTYMEEFEPFRYRPDLAEPTQVVLKELLQGLLAWGEKHYTA from the coding sequence GTGGATAAGGTTCTGAACTTCAAACAAGGCCGTGTGCCGCTGCTGATCAGCATTCCCCACGCCGGCCTGCGCCTGACCCCGGCGGTCGAAGCCGGGTTGATCGCCGACGCGAAAAGCCTGCCGGACACCGACTGGCACATCCCCAGGCTTTACGAGTTCGCTGCCGAACTGGGCGCCAGCACGCTGGCCGCCGAGTACTCGCGGTTTGTCATCGACCTGAACCGCCCGTCCGACGACAAGCCTCTGTACGCAGGCGCGACCACCGGCCTGTACCCGTCGACGCTGTTCGACGGCATTCCGTTGTTCCGTGAGGGTTTGGAACCGTCGGCAGCGGAACGCGCGACCTATCTGGAACAGGTCTGGACGCCGTACCACAGCACGCTGCAGAACGAACTGGCTCGTTTGAAAGCCGAATTCGGCTATGCGTTGCTGTTCGATGCGCACTCGATCCGTTCGATCATTCCGCACCTGTTTGACGGCAAGCTGCCGGACTTCAACCTCGGCACCTTCAACGGCGCCAGTTGTGATCCTCAGTTGGCCACCCAGCTGGAAGCGATCTGCGCACGGCATGGCGACTACAGCCATGTGCTGAACGGTCGTTTCAAGGGCGGCCACATCACCCGGCACTACGGCAATCCGGCGGAAAACATTCATGCGGTGCAACTGGAGTTGTGCCAGTGCACCTACATGGAAGAATTCGAGCCGTTCCGCTATCGCCCGGATTTGGCTGAGCCGACGCAAGTGGTGCTCAAGGAATTGCTGCAAGGATTGTTGGCCTGGGGCGAAAAGCACTACACCGCATAA
- the hutH gene encoding histidine ammonia-lyase: MTALNLIPGQLSLAQLRDIYQQPVRITLDNSASAQIEASVACVEQILAENRTAYGINTGFGLLASTRIASEDLENLQRSLVLSHAAGVGQPISDALVRLVMVLKVNSLSRGFSGIRRVVIDALIALINAEVYPHIPLKGSVGASGDLAPLAHMSLVLLGEGKARYKGEWLEATEALKVAGLTPLTLAAKEGLALLNGTQVSTAYALRGLFEGEDLFAGALALGGLTVEAVLGSRSPFDARIHAARGQKGQIDAAAAYRDLLGERSEVSDSHQNCEKVQDPYSLRCQPQVMGACLTQFRQAAEVLAVEANAVSDNPLVFAAEGDVISGGNFHAEPVAMAADNMALAIAEIGSLSERRISLMMDKHMSQLPPFLVANGGVNSGFMIAQVTAAALASENKALAHPHSVDSLPTSANQEDHVSMAPAAGKRLWEMAENTRGILAVEWLAAAQGLDLREGLKTSPKLEKARAILRKEVPFYEKDRFFAPDINAATELLATRCLNELVSVKLLPSL, from the coding sequence ATGACTGCGCTAAACCTGATTCCCGGCCAACTGAGCCTGGCCCAACTGCGTGATATCTATCAGCAGCCGGTCCGGATCACCCTCGACAACAGCGCCTCGGCTCAGATCGAAGCCAGCGTTGCCTGTGTGGAACAGATCCTCGCCGAGAACCGCACCGCTTACGGCATCAACACCGGTTTCGGTCTGCTGGCCTCGACCCGCATCGCCAGCGAAGACCTGGAAAACCTGCAGCGCTCACTGGTGCTGTCCCATGCCGCCGGTGTGGGCCAGCCGATCAGCGACGCCTTGGTGCGGCTGGTCATGGTGCTCAAGGTCAACAGCCTGAGTCGTGGTTTCTCCGGCATTCGCCGCGTGGTCATCGACGCGCTGATCGCCCTGATCAACGCCGAGGTTTACCCGCACATTCCATTGAAAGGTTCGGTCGGTGCCTCCGGTGACCTGGCGCCGTTGGCCCACATGTCGCTGGTGCTGCTGGGTGAAGGCAAGGCACGCTACAAAGGCGAATGGCTGGAAGCGACCGAAGCGCTGAAAGTCGCCGGTCTGACCCCGCTGACCCTGGCCGCGAAAGAAGGCCTGGCGCTGCTCAACGGCACTCAGGTGTCCACCGCTTATGCGTTGCGCGGTCTGTTTGAAGGTGAAGATCTGTTCGCGGGCGCCCTGGCCCTGGGCGGCCTGACCGTCGAAGCGGTGCTGGGTTCGCGCTCGCCGTTCGACGCACGCATTCACGCCGCGCGTGGCCAGAAAGGCCAGATCGACGCCGCTGCCGCTTACCGCGACCTGCTGGGCGAGCGCAGTGAAGTCTCCGACTCGCACCAGAACTGCGAAAAGGTTCAGGACCCGTACTCCCTGCGCTGCCAGCCGCAAGTCATGGGCGCCTGCCTGACCCAGTTCCGTCAGGCTGCCGAAGTGTTGGCCGTTGAAGCCAATGCCGTCTCGGATAACCCGCTGGTGTTCGCTGCTGAAGGTGACGTGATCTCCGGCGGTAACTTCCACGCCGAACCCGTTGCGATGGCTGCCGACAACATGGCTTTGGCCATCGCTGAAATCGGCTCGCTGAGCGAACGCCGCATCTCGCTGATGATGGACAAGCACATGTCGCAACTGCCGCCGTTCCTGGTGGCCAATGGCGGCGTGAACTCCGGTTTCATGATCGCCCAAGTGACCGCTGCGGCACTCGCCAGCGAGAACAAAGCGCTGGCCCATCCACATTCCGTGGACAGCCTGCCGACGTCGGCGAACCAGGAAGACCACGTGTCCATGGCACCGGCTGCCGGCAAGCGCCTGTGGGAAATGGCCGAGAACACTCGCGGGATTCTGGCGGTGGAATGGTTGGCGGCAGCCCAGGGCCTGGACCTGCGTGAAGGCTTGAAGACTTCGCCAAAACTCGAAAAGGCCCGGGCGATTCTGCGTAAAGAAGTGCCGTTCTATGAGAAGGATCGTTTCTTTGCGCCGGACATCAATGCGGCGACTGAACTGCTGGCGACGCGTTGCCTGAATGAACTGGTGTCGGTGAAGCTTTTGCCGAGCCTGTGA
- the hutH gene encoding histidine ammonia-lyase yields MSQAEKIVIADAPLRWQDVVAVARHGAQLELSTQAWARIENAQAIVQRIVASGERAYGVNTGLGALCNVSLKDEQLSQLSRNTLLSHACGVGAPLADDQTRAIMCAAIRNYSHGKSGIHRRVVEALLALLNRGITPQVPSQGSVGYLTHMAHIGIALLGVGNVSYRGQIVSAQQALAEEGLQPVQLGAKDGLCLVNGTPCMSGLSALAIADATRLLQWADVIGAMSFEALRGQIAAFDAEIIALKPHPGMQQVGINLRALLDGSEVIASSKGIRTQDALSIRSIPQVHGAARDQLAHAIQQIETELNGCTDNPLLLGTPDNFRIMSQANPHGQSVAMAADLLAIAMAEIGSIAERRLDRLINPHVSGLPAFLVANPGVNSGMMIVQYVAASLCAENRQLAQPAVLDNYVTSGLQEDHLSMGTNAALKLHRALENCTQILAIEYLLAAQAFEFLKEQRFGTGTDTAWRLLRERVPAYDQDRWLAPDIAAAAGVLKDSNLLRKALPNLN; encoded by the coding sequence ATGTCCCAGGCTGAAAAAATCGTTATCGCCGATGCCCCTCTGCGTTGGCAGGATGTAGTCGCCGTCGCCCGCCACGGCGCTCAGCTCGAGCTGTCGACCCAAGCCTGGGCGCGGATCGAGAACGCTCAGGCGATCGTCCAGCGCATCGTCGCCAGCGGCGAACGCGCTTACGGCGTCAACACGGGCTTGGGCGCGTTGTGCAACGTCTCTCTGAAAGACGAACAACTCAGCCAGCTGTCGCGCAACACCTTGCTCAGTCACGCTTGTGGCGTCGGCGCACCACTGGCCGACGACCAGACCCGGGCGATCATGTGCGCCGCGATCCGCAACTACAGTCACGGCAAGTCCGGCATTCATCGCCGGGTGGTCGAAGCGCTGCTGGCACTGCTCAATCGCGGCATCACCCCGCAAGTGCCGTCCCAGGGCTCGGTGGGTTACCTGACCCACATGGCGCACATCGGCATTGCACTGCTGGGCGTCGGCAATGTCAGCTATCGCGGGCAGATCGTTTCTGCGCAACAGGCCTTGGCCGAAGAAGGTCTGCAACCGGTTCAACTCGGCGCCAAAGACGGCTTGTGCCTGGTCAACGGCACGCCGTGCATGAGCGGCCTCAGCGCCCTTGCGATTGCCGATGCCACGCGCCTGCTGCAATGGGCCGACGTGATCGGCGCCATGAGCTTCGAAGCCCTGCGCGGCCAGATCGCAGCGTTCGATGCCGAAATCATCGCCCTCAAGCCGCATCCGGGCATGCAGCAGGTCGGCATCAATCTGCGGGCGCTGCTTGATGGCAGTGAAGTGATTGCGTCGAGCAAAGGTATCCGCACCCAGGATGCGCTGAGCATCCGTTCGATCCCGCAGGTCCACGGTGCTGCACGGGATCAACTGGCGCACGCGATCCAACAGATCGAAACCGAACTCAATGGCTGCACCGACAACCCATTGCTGCTGGGCACGCCGGACAATTTCCGCATCATGTCCCAGGCCAACCCGCACGGCCAGTCCGTGGCCATGGCCGCTGATCTGCTGGCCATCGCCATGGCGGAAATAGGTTCCATCGCCGAGCGACGTCTCGACCGCTTGATCAACCCGCACGTCAGCGGCCTGCCGGCGTTCCTTGTGGCCAATCCGGGTGTGAACTCCGGAATGATGATCGTGCAATACGTGGCTGCTTCGCTGTGTGCGGAAAACCGTCAACTGGCGCAACCGGCGGTCCTCGACAACTACGTGACGTCCGGTCTGCAAGAAGATCACCTGAGCATGGGCACCAACGCCGCGCTGAAGCTGCATCGCGCGCTGGAAAACTGCACGCAGATCCTCGCCATCGAGTACCTGCTGGCGGCTCAGGCCTTTGAGTTCCTGAAAGAACAACGCTTCGGCACGGGCACTGATACGGCCTGGCGTCTGCTGCGCGAGCGCGTTCCGGCCTACGACCAGGACCGATGGCTGGCACCGGATATCGCGGCGGCGGCCGGGGTTTTGAAAGATTCGAATTTGCTGCGCAAGGCTTTACCGAATCTGAACTGA
- a CDS encoding choline ABC transporter substrate-binding protein — protein MTSTKGLFTRCLSILCGTALLSTSVLASDDASCKAVRMGVVNWTDVIATSGMADVLLNGLGYESKQTSAVQQIIFAGIRDKRLDIFLGYWKPAMDNNIAPFVAANQVKVMAKPSLADAQATLAVPQYVADAGLKTFADIARFKDKLGGKIYGIEPGSGANTTIKTMIETNHFGLKDFKLIESGEAGMLAAVQRAVNRKEFVVFVGWTPHPMNINMKIAYLTGSEDVYGPNEGAATVSTVTSPDYAERCPNVNRLLENLTFTAAQESQLMVPIMERKTPQDVARQWLRDHPEDLQRWLAGVSSFDGKDGVATVQASLKN, from the coding sequence ATGACAAGCACCAAAGGTTTGTTCACCCGCTGTCTCTCAATCCTTTGCGGTACCGCTCTTCTGAGCACCAGTGTTCTGGCCAGTGACGATGCTTCCTGCAAAGCCGTGCGCATGGGAGTGGTCAACTGGACCGACGTAATTGCCACCAGCGGCATGGCTGATGTGCTGCTCAATGGTCTTGGCTATGAAAGCAAGCAGACCAGCGCCGTGCAGCAAATCATCTTCGCCGGCATCCGCGACAAGCGCCTCGACATCTTCCTCGGTTACTGGAAACCGGCGATGGACAACAATATCGCGCCGTTCGTGGCGGCCAATCAGGTGAAAGTCATGGCCAAGCCGAGTCTGGCCGACGCTCAGGCAACGCTTGCTGTGCCGCAGTACGTCGCCGACGCCGGGCTGAAAACCTTCGCCGACATTGCCAGGTTCAAAGACAAGCTTGGCGGCAAGATCTACGGCATCGAGCCGGGCAGCGGTGCCAATACCACCATCAAGACCATGATCGAGACCAATCACTTCGGTTTGAAGGATTTCAAACTGATCGAGTCCGGTGAGGCCGGCATGCTGGCCGCCGTTCAGCGGGCGGTGAACCGCAAGGAATTCGTGGTGTTTGTCGGTTGGACCCCGCACCCGATGAACATCAACATGAAAATTGCCTACCTGACCGGCAGCGAAGATGTCTACGGGCCGAACGAAGGGGCGGCCACGGTCTCCACGGTGACGTCACCGGACTACGCCGAACGTTGCCCGAACGTGAACCGTCTGCTGGAGAACCTGACGTTTACCGCCGCTCAGGAAAGTCAGCTGATGGTGCCGATCATGGAGCGCAAGACGCCGCAGGACGTTGCCAGGCAATGGCTGCGTGATCACCCGGAAGACCTTCAGCGCTGGCTGGCGGGTGTCAGCAGTTTTGACGGCAAGGACGGTGTAGCCACCGTACAGGCCAGCCTGAAAAACTGA